One Solanum lycopersicum chromosome 4, SLM_r2.1 DNA window includes the following coding sequences:
- the LOC138348199 gene encoding putative F-box/kelch-repeat protein At1g12870: protein MDGGRPIPEDVVVDILLRLPVESLLRFKCVHKSCNNCAGLLVCNMKLVTELHPIVRYVVFSLLPEEIAPGVTPEQKTLLQLPRVADFSCVAGPVDDLFLVQKLFYGEDVCLGLWNPATREFRSLSPAPFEIESFFSHHNQQYGLGFDLLTLDYKVVWLRGLWDDLGLGDYNRVYVCVYSLCNNSWKHLTLEFPPGFFLYAPLDAYLSQRGLLLAF from the exons ATGGATGGTGGTCGTCCTATACCAGAAGATGTCGTAGTTGATATTCTATTGAGATTGCCCGTGGAATCACTCTTGCGTTTCAAATGTGTACACAAGAGCTG CAACAATTGTGCCGGTCTCCTTGTTTGCAACATGAAATTAGTTACTGAATTACACCCCATCGTAAGGTATGTTGTATTCTCCTTGCTCCCTGAAGAAATTGCTCCTGGTGTGACCCCTGAACAAAAAACTCTCCTTCAGCTTCCGAGGGTGGCTGATTTCTCGTGTGTTGCTGGTCCAGTTGACGATTTATTCTTAGTGCAGAAGTTGTTTTATGGAGAAGATGTCTGCTTGGGTCTGTGGAATCCTGCCACCAGAGAGTTCAGGTCTCTTTCTCCTGCGCCTTTTGAGATCGAGTCCTTTTTCTCGCACCATAATCAGCAGTACGGATTGGGATTTGACCTGTTGACTCTAGATTACAAGGTTGTATGGCTTCGAGGGCTCTGGGATGATCTTGGACTAGGTGATTATAATCGCGTCTATGTCTGTGTCTATTCCTTATGCAACAATTCATGGAAACACCTTACTCTTGAATTCCCTCCCGGTTTTTTCTTATATGCACCTCTTGATGCTTACTTATCTCAACGGGGTTTATTATTGGCTTTCTAG